The following proteins are encoded in a genomic region of Oncorhynchus gorbuscha isolate QuinsamMale2020 ecotype Even-year linkage group LG11, OgorEven_v1.0, whole genome shotgun sequence:
- the becn1 gene encoding beclin-1 isoform X1, producing the protein MGVVMEGSKSSSTTMQVSFVCQRCSQPLKLDTSFNVLDRVTIQELIAPLVTVTPSKQTGSNEAESAPEETFVETKQDGVARKYIPPARMMSTESANSFTLIGEASDGGTMENLSRRLKVTSDLFDIMSGQTDVDHPLCEECTDTLLDHLDTQLNITENECQNYKNCLELLSQLKEEEEDSLLLELQKLGEEESSLVGELEAVEEQRAAVAEDLVQGRSHSQQLDTEELQYQKEYSEFKRQQLELDDELKSVDNQMRYCQIQLDRLKKTNVFNATFHIWHSGQFGTINNFRLGRLPSVPVEWNEINAAWGQTVLLLHALANKMGLRFQRYRLVPYGNHSYLESLTDKSKELPLYCSGGLRFFWDNKFDHAMVAFLDCVQQFKEEVEKGDTGFCLPYRMDVEKGKIEDTGGSGGSYSIKTQFNSEEQWTKALKFMLTNLKWGLAWVSSQFYNR; encoded by the exons ATGGG TGTTGTTATGGAGGGCTCCAAGTCCTCTAGTACCACCATGCAGGTCAGCTTTGTGTGTCAGCGCTGCAGTCAGCCTCTAAAGCTGGATACATCCTTCAATGTACTCGACCGTGTCACCATCCAGGAACTTATTG CTCCTCTGGTCACAGTGACGCCAAGCAAGCAGACAGGAAGCAATGAGGCGGAAAGTGCTCCAGAG gaAACCTTTGTGGAAACAAAGCAAGATGGAGTCGCAAGAAAATACATCCCTCCTGCAAG gATGATGTCCACAGAGAGCGCCAACAGCTTCACTCTGATTGGAGAAGCGTCGGACGGAGGCACCATGGAGAACCTCAGTCGGCGGCTGAAAGTGACCAGCGATCTGTTTGACATCATGTCAGGCCAGACCGACGTAGACCACCCGCTGTGCGAGGAGTGTACCGACACCCTGCTAGACCACCTGGACACGCAGCTCAACATCACAGAGAACGAGTGCCAGAACTACAA GAACTGCCTGGAGCTGCTGTCCCagctgaaggaggaggaggaggacagcctGTTGCTGGAGCTCCAGAAACTGGGCGAGGAGGAGTCGTCACTGGTGGGGGAGCTGGAGGCGGTGGAAGAGCAGAGGGCTGCCGTGGCAGAGGACCTGGTCCAGGGACGCAGCCACTCCCAGCAGCTAGACACTGAGGAACTGCA GTACCAGAAGGAGTACAGTGAGTTCAAGCGACAGCAGCTGGAGCTGGATGACGAGCTGAAGAGTGTGGACAACCAGATGCGATACTGCCAGATTCAACTGGATCGCCTAAAGAAGACCAACGTCTTCAACGCCACCTTCCACATCTG GCACAGTGGCCAGTTTGGCACCATCAATAACTTCCGTCTGGGCCGTCTACCCAGTGTCCCCGTCGAGTGGAATGAGATCAACGCCGCCTGGGGTCAGACCGTGCTACTGCTCCACGCCCTGGCCAACAAGATGGGGCTACGCTTCCAGAG ATACCGCCTGGTCCCATATGGAAACCACTCTTACCTGGAGTCACTTACAGACAAGTCCAAG GAGCTACCACTGTACTGTTCAGGGGGCCTGCGCTTCTTCTGGGACAACAAGTTTGACCATGCCATGGTGGCCTTCCTGGACTGTGTGCAGCAGTtcaaggaggaggtggagaagggagACACGGGATTCTGCCTGCCTTACAG GATGGATGTCGAGAAGGGCAAGATTGAGGACACGGGAGGCAGCGGCGGCTCCTACTCCATCAAGACCCAGTTCAACTCAGAGGAGCAGTGGACCAAGGCACTCAAGTTCATGTTGACCAACCTCAAGTGGGGCCTGGCATGGGTGTCGTCTCAGTTTTACAACCgatag
- the becn1 gene encoding beclin-1 isoform X2, with translation MEGSKSSSTTMQVSFVCQRCSQPLKLDTSFNVLDRVTIQELIAPLVTVTPSKQTGSNEAESAPEETFVETKQDGVARKYIPPARMMSTESANSFTLIGEASDGGTMENLSRRLKVTSDLFDIMSGQTDVDHPLCEECTDTLLDHLDTQLNITENECQNYKNCLELLSQLKEEEEDSLLLELQKLGEEESSLVGELEAVEEQRAAVAEDLVQGRSHSQQLDTEELQYQKEYSEFKRQQLELDDELKSVDNQMRYCQIQLDRLKKTNVFNATFHIWHSGQFGTINNFRLGRLPSVPVEWNEINAAWGQTVLLLHALANKMGLRFQRYRLVPYGNHSYLESLTDKSKELPLYCSGGLRFFWDNKFDHAMVAFLDCVQQFKEEVEKGDTGFCLPYRMDVEKGKIEDTGGSGGSYSIKTQFNSEEQWTKALKFMLTNLKWGLAWVSSQFYNR, from the exons ATGGAGGGCTCCAAGTCCTCTAGTACCACCATGCAGGTCAGCTTTGTGTGTCAGCGCTGCAGTCAGCCTCTAAAGCTGGATACATCCTTCAATGTACTCGACCGTGTCACCATCCAGGAACTTATTG CTCCTCTGGTCACAGTGACGCCAAGCAAGCAGACAGGAAGCAATGAGGCGGAAAGTGCTCCAGAG gaAACCTTTGTGGAAACAAAGCAAGATGGAGTCGCAAGAAAATACATCCCTCCTGCAAG gATGATGTCCACAGAGAGCGCCAACAGCTTCACTCTGATTGGAGAAGCGTCGGACGGAGGCACCATGGAGAACCTCAGTCGGCGGCTGAAAGTGACCAGCGATCTGTTTGACATCATGTCAGGCCAGACCGACGTAGACCACCCGCTGTGCGAGGAGTGTACCGACACCCTGCTAGACCACCTGGACACGCAGCTCAACATCACAGAGAACGAGTGCCAGAACTACAA GAACTGCCTGGAGCTGCTGTCCCagctgaaggaggaggaggaggacagcctGTTGCTGGAGCTCCAGAAACTGGGCGAGGAGGAGTCGTCACTGGTGGGGGAGCTGGAGGCGGTGGAAGAGCAGAGGGCTGCCGTGGCAGAGGACCTGGTCCAGGGACGCAGCCACTCCCAGCAGCTAGACACTGAGGAACTGCA GTACCAGAAGGAGTACAGTGAGTTCAAGCGACAGCAGCTGGAGCTGGATGACGAGCTGAAGAGTGTGGACAACCAGATGCGATACTGCCAGATTCAACTGGATCGCCTAAAGAAGACCAACGTCTTCAACGCCACCTTCCACATCTG GCACAGTGGCCAGTTTGGCACCATCAATAACTTCCGTCTGGGCCGTCTACCCAGTGTCCCCGTCGAGTGGAATGAGATCAACGCCGCCTGGGGTCAGACCGTGCTACTGCTCCACGCCCTGGCCAACAAGATGGGGCTACGCTTCCAGAG ATACCGCCTGGTCCCATATGGAAACCACTCTTACCTGGAGTCACTTACAGACAAGTCCAAG GAGCTACCACTGTACTGTTCAGGGGGCCTGCGCTTCTTCTGGGACAACAAGTTTGACCATGCCATGGTGGCCTTCCTGGACTGTGTGCAGCAGTtcaaggaggaggtggagaagggagACACGGGATTCTGCCTGCCTTACAG GATGGATGTCGAGAAGGGCAAGATTGAGGACACGGGAGGCAGCGGCGGCTCCTACTCCATCAAGACCCAGTTCAACTCAGAGGAGCAGTGGACCAAGGCACTCAAGTTCATGTTGACCAACCTCAAGTGGGGCCTGGCATGGGTGTCGTCTCAGTTTTACAACCgatag